From one Syngnathoides biaculeatus isolate LvHL_M chromosome 12, ASM1980259v1, whole genome shotgun sequence genomic stretch:
- the spast gene encoding spastin, which yields MSAKTNTSKCKDSGEVVKNYHKQAFEYISKALRIDEDDTGEKEEALQWYKRGIVELESGIAVTITGQGEQYERAKRLQEKMITNLTMAKDRLALIEATLASKGRGQAQNTKNNAQRQTKPPPKSEPKVRGTPKNIRPSSAGRPPYRTADSKVTPQMVRPSKQPYKRELKNFKNVDSKLANMILNEIVDTGVSVTFNDIAGQDLAKQALQEIVILPALRPELFTGLRAPARGLLLFGPPGNGKTMLAKAVAAESNGTFFNMSAASLTSKFVGESEKLVRALFAAARELQPSVIFIDEVDSLLSERREGEQEFSRRLKTEFLIEFDGVQSGGDDRVLVMGATNRPQELDEAVLRRFAKRVYVTLPDEKTRSTLLQHLLAKHGSPLCKNELSCLAKVTAGYSGSDLTSLAKDAALGPIRELGPEQVRHMAASQMRNIKMKDFEDSLKRIKPSVSPATLNMYNQWNKDFGDTTTF from the exons ATGTCGGCAAAAACGAACACCAGCAAATGTAAAGATAGCGGCGAAGTAGTTAAAAACTACCACAAGCAAGCGTTTGAGTATATATCCAAAGCACTACGGATTGACGAAGATGATACAG gagagaaggaagaggctCTGCAGTGGTACAAGAGGGGGATTGTTGAACTGGAAAGCGGCATCGCTGTGACGATCACAGGACAAG GAGAGCAGTATGAGCGGGCTAAGAGGCTTCAGGAGAAAATGATCACCAACCTTACCATGGCTAAAGACAGACTTGCTCTTATAG AGGCCACATTGGCTTCTAAAGGCAGAGGTCAAGCCCAAAATACCAAGAATAACGCTCAGCGACAAACAAAACCTCCTCCCAAAAGTGAGCCTAAGGTCCGAGGGACGCCCAAAAATATCAGACCCTCCTCAGCAGGAAGACCACCTTATAGAACTGCTGATTCAAAG gtAACCCCACAGATGGTTAGGCCTTCAAAACAGCCTTacaagagggagctgaaaaATTTCAAGAATGTGGACAGCAAACTGGCAAACATGATCCTGAATGAAATTGTAGACAC AGGGGTGTCTGTAACATTTAATGATATCGCTGGCCAGGATCTGGCCAAACAAGCACTCCAGGAGATTGTTATTCTTCCTGCCTTGAGACCGGAG CTCTTCACTGGCTTGAGAGCTCCGGCACGAGGTTTGCTCTTATTTGGCCCACCTGGAAATGGGAAAACCATGTTG GCTAAAGCAGTGGCAGCAGAGTCAAACGGCACATTCTTCAACATGAGTGCAGCCAGCTTGACATCAAAATTT GTTGGAGAGAGTGAGAAGCTTGTCCGGGCGTTGTTTGCAGCTGCCCGCGAATTACAACCgtctgtcatttttattg ATGAAGTTGACAGCTTGCTCTCTGAAAGGCGGGAGGGCGAACAGGAGTTCTCCCGTCGTTTAAAAACTGAGTTCCTCATTGAATTTGATGGG GTGCAGTCTGGAGGAGATGACAGGGTACTTGTCATGGGAGCCACAAACAGACCTCAGGAGCTAGATGAAGCAGTTTTAAG GCGCTTTGCAAAAAGGGTCTACGTGACCTTACCTGATGAGAAG ACAAGGTCCACCCTTCTGCAGCATCTTTTAGCGAAACACGGGAGTCCACTGTGCAAGAATGAGTTGAGCTGTCTTGCAAA AGTAACTGCTGGATATTCTGGAAGTGATCTGACATCCTTGGCAAAAGATGCCGCACTTGGGCCAATTAGAG AATTGGGACCAGAGCAAGTCCGGCACATGGCTGCCAGTCAG ATGCGCAACATCAAGATGAAAGACTTTGAGGATTCCCTGAAGCGGATCAAGCCCAGCGTTAGCCCAGCAACCCTCAATATGTACAACCAATGGAACAAAGACTTTGGTGACACAACTACATTTTGA